The genomic segment AACGCTCGCCGGGATCTCTGCGTAAATCGATCAATATCTTCTCTTCCAACATCTTATTTTCGTCCACCCGGCCCGGCATGCCATCGTTTCCGGGGGCAAAACCTTCGTAAGTACGTGTGGGGTGAGGGAAGATGAGCTTAAACTCGCCATCACTTACAGCTTCCAGGCTGTTTCTTCTGTAATAATATAGAAAGCTGGTTCGTGGAGTAGATTTAGTATCTCCTTTCAATAATGAGAACAGATTTACACCGTCCGTTTTATGAGACGGCATCGCTGCACCGCTGATATGGGCAAAGGTAGGCAGCAGGTCGATGTTTACGGTCAGTTTGTTGCATACAGATCCTGCAGGAATGGTTCCTTTCCATTGCATCAGGCAGGGTACACGCTGACCGCCCTCGAAGCTGGTGCCCTTGCCTTCCCTCAGACCGCCTGTGCTTCCGGCATGGTTGCCGTAATTAATCCAGGGACCATTGTCGGAGGTTACCACCACCAACGTATTTTCATCCAGACCCTCTTTGCGTAGTTTCTGCAGTATTTGCCCCACACTCCAGTCAATTTCCATTATCACATCGCCATACAGTCCCTGTTTGCTTTTTCCCTTAAACTTATCCGAAACAAACAGCGGAACGTGGGGCATGGGGTGGGCCAGATAGATAAAGAAAGGACGTTTTTTGTTTTTGTCAATAAACTGGATGGCCCGTTCGGTGAAGTTGGTTGTAAACTGACTTTGATCCGGGTTGTATGCAATCACCTTGTCTCCCTCGTATAAAGGTAAATCCGGATAGGTTCCGGTTGGATGATGGGGCCACATGTCGTTGGAGTAGGGAATGCCGTAATACTCGTCGAACCCGTTGTGTGTGGGGAGGAATTTGGTATGGTGACCAAGGTGCCACTTGCCGTAGGCGGCGCAGGCATATCCTTTTTGTTTGAGCACCTCAGCCATCGTGCTTTCGTTTTCATTGATCCCCGTAACCGCATCCGGACCGGGTGCTCCTGAAAACCCGATACGGTTGGGATAACAACCGGTAAGCAGTCCCGCACGCGAGGCTCCGCTTACCGCCTGTACGGAGTAAAAACGGGTGAAACGCATGCCCTCGTTGCCCATCTTGTCGAGGTTGGGTGTTTCGTATCCAATAGCTCCCTGGGTTCCGATATCTCCGTAGCCCATGTCATCCATGAGGATGACAA from the Macellibacteroides fermentans genome contains:
- a CDS encoding sulfatase family protein, giving the protein MQKKLVLPAAALLSIFTAEAQKQPNIIVILMDDMGYGDIGTQGAIGYETPNLDKMGNEGMRFTRFYSVQAVSGASRAGLLTGCYPNRIGFSGAPGPDAVTGINENESTMAEVLKQKGYACAAYGKWHLGHHTKFLPTHNGFDEYYGIPYSNDMWPHHPTGTYPDLPLYEGDKVIAYNPDQSQFTTNFTERAIQFIDKNKKRPFFIYLAHPMPHVPLFVSDKFKGKSKQGLYGDVIMEIDWSVGQILQKLRKEGLDENTLVVVTSDNGPWINYGNHAGSTGGLREGKGTSFEGGQRVPCLMQWKGTIPAGSVCNKLTVNIDLLPTFAHISGAAMPSHKTDGVNLFSLLKGDTKSTPRTSFLYYYRRNSLEAVSDGEFKLIFPHPTRTYEGFAPGNDGMPGRVDENKMLEEKILIDLRRDPGERYNVLSQYPEAAGRLEQMANEAREDLGDDLQKKEGKNRRAIGTL